A DNA window from Mytilus edulis chromosome 14, xbMytEdul2.2, whole genome shotgun sequence contains the following coding sequences:
- the LOC139502416 gene encoding uncharacterized protein, whose amino-acid sequence MRFVLFFTSCLLTFKFASTEQCSSPYRRIGNGCFIIINDTVSGDAAFAKCLHRGDYLATFDTLSEAMLMKFELLKMKTGVHYYVGGRNINRYTPGGDWRWIKHNGDMVKMTYFAFDNGEPNGSLSAPQDCMFFYAARKYSFHAVWCDHGGLLGGYICQRHV is encoded by the exons ATGAGATTTGTCCTATTTTTCACGTCATGTCTTTTGACATTCAAATTCGCATCTACAG AGCAATGTAGTTCCCCTTATCGTCGAATAGGCAACGgatgttttattataataaacgATACTGTTTCTGGTGATGCTGctttt GCAAAATGTTTACACCGTGGTGACTACCTGGCGACCTTTGACACCCTAAGTGAAGCGATGTTGATGAAGTTCGAACTCTTAAAAATGAAGAcag GTGTACACTATTATGTCGGTGGACGTAACATCAACAGATATACGCCTGGAGGTGATTGGAGATGGATTAAGCATAATGGAGATATGGTCAAGATGACTTACTTTGCTTTTGATAACGGGGAACCCAATGGATCACTTAGTGCACCACAagattgtatgtttttctatgcaGCTAGAAAATACTCGTTCCATGCAGTCTGGTGCGACCATGGTGGCTTGCTTGGCGGCTACATTTGCCAGAGACATGTTTAA